The proteins below are encoded in one region of Fimbriimonadaceae bacterium:
- a CDS encoding ABC transporter ATP-binding protein gives MRALFRRLDPRITADLRKQKVPISKGLACVAVSGLLAAAVIPLTKFAVGAINRADLPTLGIVCLAVVGVFGLKYFFTRGQTYFLGLAAARLGTDLRRRLFAKLQRLPVAYFNNKREGALQSVLSNDTNVYQNAVTLIRDSIDGPAKAVLALGAVFMMNWQLALVAFAFVPVIAWFVHQNGKRLKRAQAQLQDDLADLTAVSQEAIAGQRVVKAFAAESQVRAIFERYLDRQLASQDYAIRKTAQLRPMVELIGAVSLAAILYLCGVFAKAGILAVEDIVALTLALDLVNQGMRSVANVNGVYNQVQAAADRIHREVLDVPEESHGQTGQRTLPKPSGRIEFENVTFEYPDGTRALDQVSFVIEPGTSLALVGPSGAGKSTIADLLLRFYDPTSGRVLFDGVDLRELDTSWYRSNFGVVPQSTFLFAGTIADNLRLAAPEADQSRIKEAACLAHAHDFISSTPEGYGTVLGERGVRLSGGEGQRLAIARALVRDPLVLLLDEATSNLDAVSEQAVTEALDEAMRRRTTLFIAHRLTTAARADRIAVLRKGRIVELGSHADLMASGGAYAGMFRAFTSGMIDADV, from the coding sequence ATGCGCGCGCTGTTCCGTAGACTAGACCCCCGCATCACCGCCGACCTGCGCAAGCAGAAGGTGCCGATCAGCAAGGGGCTCGCCTGCGTGGCGGTCTCGGGGCTCCTTGCGGCGGCGGTCATTCCCCTGACTAAGTTCGCGGTCGGGGCGATCAACCGCGCGGACCTGCCCACCCTCGGCATCGTCTGCCTCGCGGTCGTCGGCGTCTTTGGCCTCAAATACTTCTTCACCCGGGGGCAGACTTACTTCTTGGGCCTGGCCGCTGCCCGGCTCGGGACAGACCTGCGCCGCCGCCTCTTCGCAAAGCTGCAGCGCCTGCCCGTCGCCTACTTCAACAACAAGCGCGAGGGAGCGTTGCAAAGCGTGCTGAGCAACGACACGAACGTTTATCAGAACGCGGTCACCCTCATCCGCGATAGTATCGACGGGCCCGCCAAGGCGGTCCTCGCACTTGGCGCTGTGTTCATGATGAACTGGCAGCTGGCCCTGGTCGCCTTCGCGTTCGTGCCCGTCATCGCGTGGTTCGTGCACCAGAACGGCAAGCGGTTGAAGCGGGCACAGGCCCAGTTGCAGGACGACCTCGCAGACCTCACCGCCGTCAGTCAGGAGGCGATCGCGGGCCAGCGGGTGGTGAAGGCTTTCGCGGCGGAGAGCCAGGTGCGGGCGATCTTCGAACGCTATCTCGACCGGCAACTTGCCAGCCAGGACTACGCGATCCGCAAGACGGCGCAGCTCCGGCCGATGGTGGAACTAATCGGTGCGGTCTCCCTGGCCGCGATCCTCTACCTCTGCGGGGTGTTCGCGAAGGCTGGCATCCTCGCGGTGGAAGACATCGTCGCCCTGACGCTCGCCCTCGACCTCGTGAACCAGGGCATGCGCAGCGTCGCGAACGTAAACGGCGTTTACAACCAGGTCCAGGCGGCGGCGGACCGCATCCACCGAGAGGTGCTCGACGTGCCGGAGGAATCTCACGGGCAGACCGGCCAGCGAACCTTGCCCAAGCCGAGCGGCCGCATCGAGTTCGAGAACGTGACTTTTGAGTACCCCGACGGCACCCGCGCCCTCGACCAGGTCAGCTTTGTGATCGAGCCCGGCACCTCGCTCGCGCTGGTCGGGCCGAGCGGGGCCGGGAAGAGCACCATCGCCGACCTCCTCTTGCGGTTTTACGACCCGACTTCGGGCCGGGTCCTCTTCGACGGCGTCGACTTGCGCGAGCTCGACACGAGTTGGTACCGCTCGAATTTTGGAGTCGTGCCGCAGAGCACGTTCCTTTTCGCGGGCACGATTGCGGACAATCTCCGGTTAGCCGCACCCGAGGCGGACCAGTCGCGCATCAAGGAAGCGGCCTGCCTGGCCCACGCCCACGACTTCATCTCCTCGACCCCGGAGGGTTACGGCACGGTGCTCGGGGAGCGCGGCGTGCGCTTGAGCGGGGGCGAGGGACAGCGCCTCGCCATCGCCCGCGCCTTGGTGCGCGATCCCCTCGTCCTGCTGCTCGACGAGGCGACAAGCAATCTGGACGCGGTGAGCGAGCAGGCGGTCACGGAGGCGCTGGACGAAGCCATGCGCCGCCGCACGACCCTCTTCATCGCCCACCGGCTCACCACGGCGGCCCGCGCCGACCGCATCGCCGTGCTCCGGAAGGGGCGCATCGTCGAGCTGGGCTCCCATGCCGATCTCATGGCCTCGGGCGGCGCCTACGCGGGAATGTTCCGCGCGTTCACGAGCGGGATGATCGACGCCGATGTCTGA
- a CDS encoding dipeptide epimerase: MEIRFQTVRLNKRFPLQISRGTSAGSENLYVYIDWDGVTGIGECAPGISEEDPPCGSLIEPLERLFRDHAMQGPERIWAVGHEAGVPSWALAGLDVAYWDWLAKKANLPLHRLLGLAKPTVPTSVTVGINPPDVVTFRCRDWVERFSPRFVKLKLGSPAGIEADQAAYEAAETALAGTGASLRVDANGGWNLADAKTMLKWLAGRGCDYVEQPLAAGTEDMLPELLEGRLLPVFLDESIRTSRDVVRHSASCDGVNLKLMKTGGITEAMRVIGVARAHGLQTMIGCMGESSVAIGAAASISGIIDHIDLDSHLNLEPDPATGLDWKEGMTMPSDAPGHGCWPREAR, translated from the coding sequence ATGGAGATCCGCTTCCAGACCGTGCGGTTGAACAAGCGGTTCCCGCTTCAGATCAGCCGCGGGACGTCGGCCGGGTCAGAAAACCTCTACGTTTATATCGACTGGGACGGGGTGACCGGGATCGGGGAATGTGCCCCGGGCATCTCGGAAGAGGATCCGCCCTGTGGCAGCCTGATAGAGCCGCTGGAGCGGCTCTTCCGCGACCACGCGATGCAGGGGCCGGAACGGATCTGGGCGGTGGGCCACGAGGCGGGCGTGCCGAGTTGGGCGCTTGCCGGGCTCGACGTCGCCTATTGGGACTGGCTCGCCAAAAAGGCCAACTTGCCGCTTCACAGGTTGCTCGGATTGGCGAAACCCACGGTGCCGACGAGCGTGACGGTGGGGATCAACCCGCCGGACGTCGTGACATTCCGCTGTCGCGACTGGGTCGAGCGCTTTTCCCCTCGATTTGTGAAGCTCAAACTGGGGAGCCCTGCGGGAATCGAGGCGGACCAGGCGGCCTATGAAGCGGCGGAGACGGCCCTGGCCGGGACAGGCGCCAGCCTCCGCGTCGACGCCAACGGCGGCTGGAACCTGGCGGACGCGAAAACAATGCTCAAGTGGCTGGCAGGGCGGGGGTGCGACTACGTCGAGCAACCTCTGGCGGCGGGAACCGAGGATATGCTGCCCGAGCTCCTTGAGGGCAGGCTCTTGCCCGTGTTCTTGGATGAATCCATTCGCACCAGCCGCGATGTGGTCCGGCACAGCGCCTCTTGCGACGGTGTGAACCTCAAGCTCATGAAGACAGGGGGGATCACCGAAGCGATGCGCGTGATCGGCGTGGCGCGCGCCCATGGCTTGCAGACCATGATCGGCTGTATGGGAGAGAGCAGCGTGGCGATCGGCGCGGCCGCCTCGATAAGCGGCATCATTGATCACATCGATTTGGATTCACACCTGAACCTGGAGCCCGACCCCGCCACCGGTTTGGACTGGAAAGAGGGCATGACCATGCCCTCCGACGCCCCCGGCCACGGGTGCTGGCCGAGGGAGGCGCGATGA
- a CDS encoding ABC transporter ATP-binding protein: MSDKALVLSQVTASYGAKPVLKGLDLCVAPGERLVLLGPNGAGKTTLLKVLCGAMPAGGTVTVMGRPVAAFSRREMAQTVAFVPQVEAPAFAMTVRELVLTARLPWSSGIFESAADHDAVEKALADAECEALAGRPVTDLSGGEFQRAVIARALAQETPIVLMDEPTNHLDPLHQVEVGELVARMAALGRTVVATSHDLGWAFTHFPRAALLCEGSMAFDGSAEDLASSAELAKVYGVGFAGRGLVPVR, translated from the coding sequence ATGTCTGACAAGGCCCTCGTCCTCTCGCAAGTCACCGCCTCCTATGGGGCCAAGCCGGTCCTCAAGGGGCTCGACCTCTGCGTCGCGCCAGGGGAGCGCCTCGTGCTCTTGGGGCCCAACGGGGCGGGAAAGACGACACTCCTCAAGGTGCTTTGTGGGGCGATGCCGGCGGGCGGCACGGTCACGGTGATGGGGCGGCCGGTGGCCGCGTTTTCCCGCCGCGAGATGGCCCAGACCGTCGCCTTCGTGCCGCAGGTCGAGGCCCCCGCCTTCGCCATGACCGTCCGTGAGCTGGTCCTCACCGCCCGGCTGCCGTGGTCGAGCGGGATTTTCGAGTCCGCCGCCGACCATGACGCGGTCGAAAAGGCCCTGGCCGACGCGGAGTGCGAAGCGCTCGCCGGGCGCCCGGTCACAGACCTCAGTGGGGGCGAGTTCCAGCGCGCGGTCATCGCCCGGGCCCTGGCCCAAGAGACGCCCATCGTCCTGATGGACGAGCCGACCAACCACCTCGACCCCCTGCACCAAGTGGAGGTGGGCGAGTTGGTGGCCCGAATGGCTGCCCTGGGGCGCACGGTCGTGGCGACGTCGCACGACCTCGGCTGGGCGTTCACCCACTTTCCCCGCGCGGCGTTGCTCTGCGAGGGAAGCATGGCTTTCGACGGCTCCGCCGAAGACTTGGCGTCTTCCGCCGAGTTGGCGAAGGTCTATGGGGTGGGCTTTGCCGGGCGCGGGCTCGTCCCCGTCCGCTAG
- the purS gene encoding phosphoribosylformylglycinamidine synthase subunit PurS, whose amino-acid sequence MVKVRVTVMLKQGLLDSAGRTVLGSLRKLGYPEVEEVKIGKVVDLQMPEFDEAKVKAMCDRLLANPVIEDYRYEVLA is encoded by the coding sequence GTGGTGAAAGTGCGGGTGACGGTGATGCTCAAGCAAGGGCTCCTGGATTCGGCGGGCCGGACGGTCCTCGGCTCGCTGCGGAAGCTTGGCTACCCGGAGGTCGAGGAAGTGAAGATCGGAAAGGTGGTCGACCTGCAGATGCCCGAGTTCGACGAGGCCAAAGTGAAGGCGATGTGCGACCGTCTGCTCGCAAACCCCGTGATCGAGGACTATCGCTACGAGGTCCTCGCTTGA
- a CDS encoding polyprenyl synthetase family protein, protein MRQLGLTRPAKPDDALLREADKALERMEAVMRREVKSKVETVDLVGLSTLQAGGKRLRPALTYFCGKASDPGVSEARLAEVGACLELIHTATLVHDDVIDQAETRRGKRTAASEFGNTAAVLSGDVLLARAMRILAMDGDLAVIRAVSGMVVEMAEGEVREVECRGRFDLSEDDYMAVLRMKTAAFVENCCQVGGLVASAQPAVIEALKVYGNSLGMAFQIADDLLDYQAEESESGKPRGIDFREGQATLPLILLRESASGADLEYLRARFGTPVSDAEFQQIRNWMVAHCAFARAEALALDFVGHALGALEALEPSPYREGLASLAEFSVARRS, encoded by the coding sequence GTGAGGCAACTGGGCCTTACGCGGCCGGCGAAGCCGGACGACGCGCTCTTGCGCGAGGCGGACAAGGCGCTCGAACGCATGGAAGCCGTCATGCGGCGCGAAGTAAAGAGCAAGGTCGAGACGGTCGACTTGGTCGGACTCAGCACGCTGCAGGCGGGCGGCAAGCGGCTCCGCCCCGCGCTCACCTATTTTTGTGGCAAGGCGAGCGATCCCGGCGTCTCCGAGGCGCGCCTGGCCGAGGTCGGCGCGTGCCTGGAGCTGATCCACACGGCCACGCTCGTCCACGACGACGTCATCGACCAGGCCGAGACCCGGCGCGGGAAGCGCACGGCTGCGAGCGAGTTCGGAAACACCGCGGCCGTCCTCTCTGGCGACGTGCTCCTCGCCCGGGCCATGCGCATTTTGGCGATGGACGGCGACCTTGCCGTCATTCGCGCCGTCAGCGGCATGGTCGTCGAGATGGCCGAAGGAGAGGTCCGCGAGGTCGAGTGCCGGGGCCGTTTCGACCTGTCCGAAGACGACTATATGGCTGTGCTCCGAATGAAGACCGCCGCGTTCGTCGAGAATTGCTGCCAGGTGGGCGGGCTGGTCGCTTCCGCGCAGCCGGCCGTCATCGAGGCCCTTAAGGTTTACGGGAACTCGCTCGGCATGGCCTTCCAGATCGCGGACGACTTGCTCGACTATCAGGCCGAAGAGTCTGAATCCGGCAAGCCGCGCGGCATCGACTTCCGTGAGGGCCAGGCCACGCTCCCCCTTATCTTGCTGCGGGAAAGCGCCTCCGGGGCGGACCTTGAGTACCTCCGGGCGCGGTTCGGCACGCCCGTCTCAGACGCCGAGTTCCAGCAGATCCGCAACTGGATGGTGGCGCACTGCGCCTTCGCCCGGGCAGAGGCGCTGGCGCTGGATTTCGTCGGCCACGCGCTCGGGGCGTTGGAGGCCCTGGAGCCTTCTCCCTATCGCGAAGGGCTGGCGTCGCTGGCCGAGTTCTCGGTCGCGCGGCGCTCGTGA
- the purQ gene encoding phosphoribosylformylglycinamidine synthase subunit PurQ, whose amino-acid sequence MRIAVVRFPGANCDQDALHALRDDMGFQAEYVWHEEASLAGFEGVFLPGGFSYGDYLRGGAIAARAPIMDEVKRFAQEGRPVLGACNGFQVLCEAGILSGALLKNRGLRFVCRDVWIRAEERGSIWTEAVDRPLQIPIAHNEGRFTAGEEDLRRIEGEGLVAFRYVAGPDPAQPINPNGSANDIAGVFNPARNVLGMMPHPERASRANLGSTDGRLILQGFATVLAR is encoded by the coding sequence TTGAGGATCGCGGTCGTCCGGTTTCCCGGCGCGAACTGCGACCAGGACGCGCTCCACGCCCTGCGCGACGACATGGGGTTTCAGGCCGAATACGTCTGGCACGAGGAGGCGAGCCTGGCCGGCTTCGAGGGCGTCTTCCTGCCTGGCGGCTTCAGCTATGGCGACTATCTGCGAGGCGGGGCGATCGCGGCGCGGGCGCCGATCATGGACGAGGTCAAGCGGTTCGCCCAAGAGGGGCGCCCCGTCCTAGGCGCCTGCAACGGGTTCCAGGTCCTCTGTGAGGCGGGCATCCTCTCCGGGGCGTTGCTCAAGAACCGGGGCCTGCGGTTCGTGTGCCGCGACGTCTGGATCCGGGCCGAAGAGCGGGGGTCCATCTGGACCGAGGCGGTCGACCGGCCCCTGCAGATTCCGATCGCCCACAACGAGGGCCGCTTCACGGCCGGCGAGGAAGACCTTCGCAGGATCGAGGGCGAAGGCTTGGTCGCGTTCCGGTACGTCGCCGGGCCGGACCCCGCCCAGCCGATCAATCCGAACGGTTCCGCGAACGACATCGCGGGCGTCTTTAACCCGGCTCGAAACGTTCTCGGGATGATGCCGCACCCAGAACGGGCGAGCCGTGCGAACTTAGGTTCGACCGACGGACGTCTGATCCTGCAAGGCTTCGCAACGGTCCTGGCCAGGTAG
- the dapF gene encoding diaminopimelate epimerase has protein sequence MTSLPFFKTQTLGNDFVLVDERDVVGLPLPELAREACCRRFGIGSDGLLVVGRHGRDMRLRMFNPDGSEDFCGNGLRCAAWHGHLEGWFEGRTTIWHGGRPIPAEVKDGLATIELPPADFSPEAVPVVSAFPFIDQAVHGVVGTAVSTGSAHFVAIVDELPQDPDFARLSSLIENDPVFPERVSVMYARPTGDRSLELRIWERAVGETLGCGTGMVAAAVVWARRSGFSGRFSVASRGGELLVDLDSWESPVRSSSAPVRVFDGTALVHNARRLPDLAAS, from the coding sequence ATGACCTCCCTTCCCTTTTTCAAGACCCAGACGCTCGGAAACGATTTTGTGCTCGTGGACGAGCGGGACGTCGTCGGGCTGCCCCTGCCGGAACTGGCCCGAGAGGCTTGCTGCCGCCGCTTCGGGATCGGTTCGGACGGTCTGCTCGTGGTCGGTCGGCACGGCCGGGACATGCGCCTGCGCATGTTCAACCCGGACGGGAGTGAGGACTTTTGTGGCAACGGTCTCCGGTGTGCGGCGTGGCACGGGCACCTGGAAGGGTGGTTCGAGGGCCGCACGACCATCTGGCACGGCGGTCGGCCGATCCCGGCCGAAGTGAAGGACGGCCTCGCCACGATCGAGCTTCCGCCCGCGGACTTTTCGCCCGAGGCGGTGCCCGTCGTCAGCGCCTTCCCGTTCATCGACCAAGCGGTCCATGGCGTGGTCGGCACCGCCGTGAGCACAGGGAGCGCCCACTTCGTGGCGATCGTCGACGAGCTTCCGCAAGACCCCGATTTCGCGCGCCTCAGCAGCCTGATCGAGAACGACCCCGTCTTCCCAGAGCGGGTCAGCGTCATGTACGCGCGGCCCACGGGTGACCGGTCGCTCGAGTTGCGAATTTGGGAGCGGGCGGTTGGCGAGACCCTGGGCTGCGGCACCGGCATGGTGGCGGCCGCGGTGGTCTGGGCCCGGCGGTCGGGTTTCTCGGGCCGGTTCAGCGTCGCGAGCAGAGGGGGCGAGCTCTTGGTCGACCTCGACTCTTGGGAGTCGCCCGTCCGCTCCTCCAGCGCTCCTGTCCGCGTCTTCGACGGCACCGCGCTGGTCCACAACGCCAGACGCTTGCCGGATTTGGCCGCGAGCTGA
- a CDS encoding C40 family peptidase: MRIGLLSLLVFLCALCFGQTAGASGGKVIGKLGQAVDVAAIHASASPKGKIYYRTKKFQYLIVNATKHEGWLSVVLQNGRSGFIEADKVARLPYDVRINQPVSRGNTTSRGGVAVRANDPEKQQMLQYSFNYIGTPYVWGGNSLNNGVDCSGFVQQLFGKIGVDLPRTAAEQALVGKPVERLEDLLPGDRLYFWESKRGKIGHTGIFLGFQGDGRAYFIHSSSGRKGVQTDDLAKPSWRKILVAARRD; encoded by the coding sequence ATGAGGATTGGCTTGCTCTCCCTATTGGTTTTCCTTTGTGCACTGTGCTTTGGCCAGACGGCCGGTGCGAGTGGCGGCAAGGTGATCGGCAAGCTCGGCCAGGCCGTCGACGTGGCCGCCATCCATGCCAGCGCCAGCCCGAAGGGCAAGATCTACTATAGGACCAAGAAGTTCCAGTACCTGATCGTGAACGCCACCAAGCATGAAGGCTGGCTCTCGGTCGTGTTGCAGAACGGTCGCAGCGGGTTCATCGAGGCGGACAAGGTCGCGCGGCTCCCCTATGACGTTCGGATCAACCAGCCTGTCAGTAGGGGCAACACCACCTCGCGAGGCGGCGTGGCCGTCCGCGCCAACGACCCGGAAAAGCAGCAGATGCTGCAGTACAGCTTTAACTATATCGGCACCCCTTACGTCTGGGGCGGCAACAGCCTGAACAACGGCGTCGACTGCAGCGGCTTCGTCCAGCAGCTCTTCGGAAAGATCGGGGTAGACCTCCCCCGGACGGCAGCCGAGCAGGCTCTGGTCGGCAAGCCGGTGGAGCGGCTCGAAGACCTGCTGCCAGGCGACCGGCTCTATTTCTGGGAGAGCAAGCGCGGCAAGATCGGCCACACCGGCATCTTCCTTGGCTTCCAGGGCGACGGGCGCGCCTACTTCATCCACTCAAGTTCTGGCCGCAAAGGTGTGCAGACCGACGACCTAGCTAAGCCCTCGTGGCGAAAGATCCTCGTCGCGGCCCGCCGCGACTAG
- a CDS encoding HAD-IIA family hydrolase produces the protein MKLYSLYLLDLDGTVYRGNEPVPYARETLERLFTLGAKLRYITNNSAATREGVAQKLRAMGMPCEESWVYGSGQLAVRYAQDQGYKHVHTFAEPALEAAFWAAGIDPSAVEGAEAVFVGICRGITYEKLDDAARLVRGGVPFFATNADPTYPMPGGRLQPGSGAIVAAVERASGVSPRVLGKPAPDLLEWAMDETGVAPGEALVVGDRVDTDIDAGRAAGCDTFLVLTGVTERIPEGQAGAPDMRGLLP, from the coding sequence GTGAAGCTGTACAGCCTTTATCTTCTGGACCTGGACGGTACGGTCTACCGGGGCAATGAGCCCGTCCCATACGCGCGTGAGACGCTCGAACGTTTGTTCACGCTGGGCGCGAAGCTTCGCTACATCACGAACAACTCCGCCGCCACGCGCGAAGGGGTGGCCCAGAAGCTGCGCGCGATGGGGATGCCGTGCGAAGAGTCGTGGGTCTATGGCTCAGGCCAGCTGGCCGTGCGCTATGCGCAAGATCAGGGCTATAAGCACGTACATACCTTCGCTGAACCTGCGCTAGAAGCAGCATTTTGGGCGGCCGGCATCGATCCGTCGGCGGTCGAGGGGGCGGAGGCCGTCTTCGTCGGGATATGTCGGGGCATCACATACGAGAAGTTGGACGATGCCGCGCGGCTCGTCCGCGGGGGGGTGCCGTTCTTCGCCACGAACGCCGACCCCACCTATCCGATGCCGGGAGGGCGGTTGCAGCCAGGGAGTGGCGCGATCGTTGCCGCGGTCGAGCGCGCTTCGGGCGTCTCGCCGCGCGTGCTCGGGAAGCCGGCCCCGGACCTTCTGGAGTGGGCGATGGACGAGACGGGCGTCGCTCCCGGCGAAGCGCTCGTCGTGGGCGACCGCGTCGACACCGACATAGACGCGGGCCGGGCCGCCGGTTGCGACACCTTCTTGGTGCTGACCGGGGTCACGGAGCGGATTCCCGAGGGCCAGGCGGGCGCGCCCGATATGCGCGGCCTGCTTCCCTAG
- a CDS encoding DUF1611 domain-containing protein has translation MIQPQHRLALYMAGAFEEDTGKMGLGVLRYSRNEVVAVVDPAHAGDDLRHLSGVDRDAPIVATVGEAAALGADVLVLGIAPSGGRIPQAWWPVMDDAVALGLSLVNGLHDRLGPRYPNLASGQFVWDVRVEPSGLGVSQGRTRLLKNRRVLFVGSDMSVGKMTAGLETLKAARDRGIPTGFVATGQIGIVITGAGIPLDAVRVDYAAGAIEAETLKHEGCEIVLVEGQGAFIHPSSTSPLPLLRGSQPTHLVLCHRAGMKTLGKLPWVEIPPLRALAELNETVAEAAGVFQRPRTVAVALNTAHMSAAEAERAVQEAKEATCLPACDPVRHGAEVLLDAILA, from the coding sequence ATGATCCAGCCGCAACACCGCCTCGCGCTCTATATGGCGGGCGCGTTCGAGGAGGATACGGGCAAGATGGGCCTGGGAGTCTTGCGCTATTCGCGCAATGAAGTCGTGGCCGTCGTCGACCCCGCCCACGCAGGCGACGACCTTAGACACCTTTCTGGCGTCGACCGCGACGCGCCGATTGTGGCGACCGTCGGGGAAGCGGCCGCATTGGGAGCGGACGTCCTCGTGCTCGGTATTGCGCCCTCGGGCGGTCGCATCCCCCAGGCCTGGTGGCCGGTGATGGACGATGCGGTGGCACTCGGCTTGAGCCTGGTCAACGGCCTCCACGACCGCCTCGGCCCGCGCTATCCGAACTTGGCGAGCGGGCAGTTCGTCTGGGACGTCCGCGTCGAGCCGTCGGGACTCGGGGTCAGCCAGGGCCGGACGCGGCTGCTCAAGAACCGCCGGGTGCTGTTCGTGGGTTCGGACATGAGCGTCGGCAAGATGACGGCCGGGCTCGAGACCTTAAAAGCCGCCCGCGACAGAGGGATCCCGACAGGGTTCGTCGCCACCGGCCAGATCGGCATTGTCATCACGGGGGCGGGCATCCCCCTCGACGCCGTCCGCGTCGACTATGCGGCCGGCGCCATCGAGGCCGAGACTTTGAAGCACGAAGGCTGCGAGATTGTACTGGTCGAGGGCCAAGGGGCGTTTATCCATCCGAGCAGCACGAGCCCGTTGCCCTTGTTGCGCGGCTCGCAACCGACCCACCTGGTCCTTTGCCACCGGGCCGGGATGAAGACGCTCGGCAAGTTGCCCTGGGTCGAGATCCCGCCGCTCCGCGCCCTCGCCGAGCTGAACGAGACGGTCGCCGAGGCGGCCGGCGTCTTCCAACGCCCGCGGACGGTGGCGGTCGCGCTGAACACGGCCCACATGAGCGCAGCGGAAGCGGAGCGCGCCGTCCAGGAAGCAAAAGAGGCCACGTGCCTGCCGGCCTGTGACCCCGTCCGCCATGGGGCGGAGGTTCTTCTCGACGCGATCCTAGCCTAG